Below is a genomic region from Salvelinus fontinalis isolate EN_2023a unplaced genomic scaffold, ASM2944872v1 scaffold_1101, whole genome shotgun sequence.
CTCCTATTTTTTTAaaatcttgcaattttccacaACATCGTGCAgtaatgagtgaacagggagtacaggaggggactgagcacgcacccctgaggatcagcgtgacggatgtgttgttacctacccataccacctgagggcggcccgtcaggaagtccaggatccagttgcagagggaggtgtttagtcccatggtccttggcttagtgatgagctttgagggcactatggtgttgaattctgagttgcagtcaatgaatagcattctcacatagatgttcctgctgtccaggtgggaaagggcagtgtggagcgcaATAGAGATTGCAACATCTGCGTATGTAATCGTGTGTTTGCATgcatgtgtctatgtttgtgttgcttcacagtacctgctgttccataaggaaTGTTATTTTTTATCTCATTTTACTAGTTAcgtgatgtggaatagagttccatgtagttatggctctatgtagtactgtgcgcctcccatagtctgttctggacttggggactgtgaaaagacctctggtggcatgcccGAGCTAAGTGCCAGTACtacaaacagacagctcggtgcattcaacatgtcaatacctctcacagaCACAAGTGCACAGTCTGAAACTAACCGCAGCTCTGCGTTGTGTTGCTGTCATTTATTTATAAAATCTGCTGGGGATATTTTTTTAGGAACTTTACGGTAAAGGCCCTGTTTCCTCAATACGTGATATTATGATTGACATTACATTGGTCCAATAGTTGGAAGAATAATATTATCAATAACCAATAGGTATTTATGTTGGGCGGGATCTTACCTTGCGTGCAAGTAAAGGAAATAAATCAGAAATCAGCTGTTCAAACTAGCTAATATTTACGAACGGTCATGTAGCTAATATTGATGATGGATTATCGAAAATTATTTAACGGTGGATACGGAGACAGAAACTCTGATCATCACTAAACACAACATCAGGTGGGTTTCGGCACCGCGTTGCGGTGTTTGCTAgaataactaacgttagctattttagCAAACGCCAGTAAACTTTAGCGAGCTAACTAGCCATTCTGAAAATGTTAATGTGTTTATCAGTCTTGCAAATAATGTTAGCTTATTAGCTAAACATTTCTATAAAAAAAATTCAAGCTAGTTGGTTAGTTTTCTATATGACATTTATAAGTAACGTTAGGCACAACTGGCTGCAGCTGTTAAAAATAACGTTCCTGTTGTGACGGCTAAGGCCTCGCAGAAGAACTTGTGACATTCTACATGTATAGGTCTGACTGTATCTAGACAGCTAGCTAACTCATGTGTGCCGTTTGAATGCACAATAACGGTGCATCATGGCTGTATTCTCTCTGACCCTTTCTTCTCAGGGGCCAGCAACCTCTATTTCCACTGTAGAAGTACTACCTGTGTCCCTGTGGAGCCACCATAGCTGAGACACAATGTCTCTCGCACAGAGAGTCCTCCTCACCTGGATCTTCACCCTGGCCTTCCTCATCATGCTCGTCCTCAAACTAGATGGCAAAGTCCACTGGAACTGGTTCCTCACCTTTCTACCCGTATGGATCTTCGACGGCATCCTCCTCCTCATGTTACTAGTCAAGATGGTCGCCAGGTGTAAAGCGGGCCACGAACCTCGTAACGGCTCCCAGGACCTGAAGAAGAAGGCCTGGTACCTGGCGTCCATGCTGCTGAAGCTGGGCTTCTGTCTGACGCTGTGCGCCCGGCTGGAGAAGCTTACCCATATCAAGCTCACCTTTGTGTGTATTCCTCTGTGGTGCATGTTGCTGGGAGCCATGGTGGAGCTGGGCTGTAACATCTTCCCCGAgaggagagaggcatgagagatgGATTGAGGAGAATGGAAAGGAGGAGGCAGAGAAGGCtggaaggaacacacacaaaCCTACTTCTTTAGTGTGGATATTTTAGCTGTTTGCAAAATCACAAACTCTCTCCTTCATTTGTTATGACATGAAGTGTTATCCCCTTGTCCAAGCATTGCTCTCGTGCCAACAGTGTTGCTAATCAGAGAACAGATAAGAGACGGGGCCTTCAGGAGGTTATAGGACGGATGTAAATGGTACAGATCATATAGATGTCAGATAAACTAATACAATCTAGCAAAGACATGTCACATTGCTAGCGAAGGATTTCCAGACATTTTCCTTGACGTCAGCATCTTTTGTGCTGTGTTGTAGACTCTTTCATACTTTGTGGGACGACGAAAAATGATTGTGGTAGTGTTTGGAAGACGGGGCTCTTCCTATGTAAAGCCATTCAGTTTAAATGTAATCTACCTGTAGTGTTACTGTCTCCTTTTTCATTTTCAACATTTGAATAGTTCATTTTGACATCAATCTGCATGTTATTTATTATTTTCCTTTCAGTATTGTGTGAATAAATGGATGTCACTATTGTTCCAAACTAACACATGCTCTGATTCTGTTTATGGTGCCTTGTGAGCTGTTGACTCCAGCATCAGAGTAGATGAGCAGGCAA
It encodes:
- the LOC129848683 gene encoding transmembrane protein 60-like → MSLAQRVLLTWIFTLAFLIMLVLKLDGKVHWNWFLTFLPVWIFDGILLLMLLVKMVARCKAGHEPRNGSQDLKKKAWYLASMLLKLGFCLTLCARLEKLTHIKLTFVCIPLWCMLLGAMVELGCNIFPERREA